The following nucleotide sequence is from Desulfuromonadales bacterium.
GGCGAAGGCGAGGCAGGCCACGGCGTAGGGGTCGCCGGAGCCGCTGAAGAGCTTGCCGATGTCTCCTTTGAGCATGCTGTAGGCGTAGAGAATGCCGAGGGCCAGATTGATACCGGTGCCGGCGAGGACCACTGTCCACCCTTTGCGCAGTGTGTTTTCCTGTTTCATTTTAGCCTCCTTGGTGGGATAAGGGTTTTCGTCGAAGCCAGCGGACACGAAGCGAACATGAAAAGGTAAGGGCCACTTTGCCTTGAACGCTGGAATAAGCGGCTTGCCGCCAACGGCTCCCGCGAAGTGCGGCTGGTGGGCGCGCGGCGGCGCCAAATTTTCCGTTGCCTCCATGTGTGGCAAAGCTTCGTGCGGGAAGCGAACGGCCAATTCCTGATATTTCGAACACTCCGCGTGGCGACAGTTGCAATACGTCACCATTATCCGGACATCGTCAGGTGAGATGTATCCGCACCCGACATCGCAGTAATCATCGCCTTTGCGGAAAAACGGGCAGACCTTCTTATTCTGCATGGTAGCCCCTTCATCGGTTTTTTTAGTTCATACTCGGCCAACTCTTGTATACGTATTGAGCAACCGCCATACCAATGTTTTATATCGTTCAAATAATTCAATAAAAATAAATGATTTCATATAGTTAAAAATCAAACTCAAACATCGGATAGCATCGCTTGTTTTCGCAGCGATGCAAAAAATCAGGTTTTTAAAAATGGATGGGGGTGCAGGGAAAGATGAGAAAAAGTGAGCAGAGATGGCCCGCAGGCTTGCGGAAGCGTCATGCAGACATGAGCGCAGCGATGCAAAACGACGTTTTGCATCGCTGCGAGGTTATCCGGAGGGGATTTGCAAAATTGCGAAAAGGTGCTGGACAGAACGACAGCGGGAAAATCGAACCGGCATCCTGCCGGGGCGAGGCATCCGTTATTTAAAACTAACTCTTTTAACCCCGGGCAGACCGGCGATCACCGATGTCAGCTCCCGCCCCATCCGCCGGCGATGTTGCGTAAGAATGAAGTCGTAGCCGACTTCCCCCATTCCCAGGTCGAGACTGGAGCTGACGTCGGAAATCCGCAGTTTGTTCTCGCGAAAGATTCGCTCGAGCTCCGGATAAATATCCTTGTCGCTGCCGGCGACAACCGTCAGAAAAAGATAACGGTCCTTCTTGATGACCGGCTCCAGCTTCTTGAGGAAGAACAGACTGAAGAACGCCAGCATGGTCGTAAGGACGGCAGGTCCGAATAGCCCCATGCCGCAGGCCATCCCGAGTCCAGCAACCACCCAGAGGCTGGCAGCAGTGGTCAAGCCACGAACATTGACACCCTCCTTGAGAATGACGCCGGCACCGAGGAAACCGATCCCGGCGATAATCTGTGCCGCCGTCCGCGAGGGATCGAGGCGCACTGCGGAGTCGACCCCCAGGTCACCGTATTTCAGATGGAAGGCCTCGGAAATGATCATCATCAGGCAGGAGCCGACGGTAACCAGCAGGTGGGTGCGCAGACCGGCCGGACGGCCGTGCATTTCCCGCTCGAAGCCGATAATGCCGCCGGCCAGGGCAGCCAGCAGGAGTTTGACCGTAATGGAGAGTTCGTAACTGCCATGCCAGGTGTTTTCGAAGAACATCATTTATCCCCGGTCGTTTTTACTGATCCCCTGCTTTACACTCAATATTACCTTCTTTCCCATGATCTTCGAGCGGCAGCTCGTACCAGCCATCGAACATCGGGAAGTAGAGGGCTGTGCGGACCGCCCTGTCGGGCTCCAGGCTGCGGAACAGGGCGGCGTACCTGGCCAACTGTTCCTGGTAACATTCCCTCTCGCGCTGATAGAAAACCGCGTGATCTTCGTTTTTTAAGGGTAAGCCCGTCTTGTAATCGATGACCCAGCGGGTGCCCTCCGCATCAACAAATGTTCGGTCGAGAACCGCATGGACCAGCTCTCCATCGAGCATCCCGGCCAAAGGATACTCACTGGCAGCTTCCAGATGCGCCGCCAGCAGCCAGCGACCCCGCTGACTGTCGAGGACAGCTTGCAACGCCCGGCGAATCTTTCCCGTACTATCCGGAAACCATGTCGCCGCAACACCCAGAGCAATCAACTGGCGGCGGATGGGAAGTTCCATCTGGTCCAAGCGCTCGCGAGGCCAGCTCGCCAGTCCGTCGCGGGCGATGCGCTCGAGCCAGTAATGCACCACCGTACCGATGTGGCGTCCCAGGTCCCCGTTCCGGCCGGAGAACCCGGCTTCGTCGGCTGGCATCTGGCGCACAGCCGAGGCTCTGCCGGCAACGGCAGCGTATTTCACCGGAGCGGCAACCAGAGTCGGCAGCTTCCAGTCGGCCGGCAGCCGCCGCAGTGGCAGGGCCGGTGGAAAACTCTCCGCGGCGATGGTGGCCGGCTCTCCTGGTGCCTCGGGGACAAAAGCTTCAGAGACGGCAGGCCAGAGCTTGTCGAGCAGGGAGCCAGCCTCGGGTCGGGCCTCACCGTTCTGATTGTGGGTGACATGTCCGAGCAGGTGGAGCCTGTTTTTGGCGCGGGTGGCGGCTACATAGAGCAGACGGGTGACTTCGAGTTCCGCCTTTTCTTTTTCCAGACGGCCGATCATGTCATAGATGGGATCGCGGCTGTTTTCTCCCCGCGGCTCAACCGGCGCCAGCAGCAGCCCGCACTCCGGATGTTCGAGCCAGCGAAGCAGCGGTTTATCGGCCGGGCGGGCACGGCGCCCCAGGCCGGGAAGGATGACGGTATCGAACTCCAGCCCCTTGGCCTTGTGAATGGTCATGATCTGCAGCCGGTTGCCGGCGGCCGCATCGGAGGCGGCAAAAAGCCGCTGCAGACCCTCTTCGAGTTGGTCTAGCGAAACCAGGTCCCCTCCCCTTTCCAGTTCCTCCAGCAGCCCGAAAACCCTTTGCGCGTCTTCCAGGGCAGCTGCGTCACAGCAGGCGGGGCCGCCGAGAGAGAGCCAGCACCCCTCGACCAGGCGCCGCAATCCAACCCTGCCGCGCTGTCTTCGACCTTCCTGCAGCACGGCAAAACTCCGCGCGGCTCGTTTCTGCCCGTCAGGCGTCAGGCGACCCAGAACCTGAGGATCCGCCAACAACGCCGGGAGGGTGGCCTGTCGTTCGCCGCGACAGAGAGCATGCAGGTCGTTGAGCGGCAGCCCGCACCAGGGGGCGCGCAGCACAGCCAGCCAGGCGAGCCGGTCGCCCGGATGCAGCAGCGCCCGGGTCAGGGAAACCAGGTCCCGGGCCACCGGCCTCTCGGCCAGCGGATCGATCTCCTGCGCCAGGTAGCGCAGGCCGGCCTGGCGCAGGGCCGGTAAAATGTGGGCAAGGTGGGGTCGCGAACGAACGAGGATGGCAATGCTGGCATCCCCCCGGCCCAAGGCTTCCCGGATGAGGTCGACGACCCGTTGCGCCTCCCCGGCGTCGTCCCGGCCGGCTTGCGGATGGCAACAGACTGCCGGCCCGTCGCCTGGCGGGTGAACCGCCGTGGCCGGTGCGTAGCGGACGGCACCGCAGGCCATGTCCTCCGTCCCCGGGAAAACCCTGGAAAAACTCTCATTGACCCATTCGACGATGCCGGCACGGGAACGGAAATTTGCAGAAAGCACCAGCGGTTCAAGGGGAACGGTGCCGATTCCGTAGCGCTGCGCGCGCAGAAACAGGCCCACTTCGGCCTCACGAAAGCGGTAAATCGACTGCATCGGGTCGCCGACCACGAACAGGGTACGGCCATCGCCGGGCTGCCACCCCTCGGTCAGCCTTGCCAGCAATTCGAACTGCAGCCAGGACGTGTCCTGGAATTCGTCGACCAGGATGTGACTGAGGCGGGTGTCGAGACGCAGCAGCAGCTCGGAAGGCGCCCCCTCTTCTCGCAACGCCCGCAGCGCTTGGCCGGCAACCTCGGAAAAATCGACCTCTGCCTCCTCGCGGAAAACCAGCCAGAGTTCCCTGGCTGCCAGCAGGAGCAAATCGATCAGGGCCTGCAGGACCTGCCACTGGTCATCGGAGTAGTCTGGCGGCGGCAGACGCCTGATTTCCGCCAGCAGCGGAGCGAGAGCGGCCAGGGAGGGATCGGCGAGGAGCGCCTGCATCGCCTCCTTCATGGCCGCTTCCGGGCCATGCTTGCCGGCAGGGAAGCCGCAGTTCTTGTCGACCCGCCGCCTCAGGTCACCGGCGGAGGTCAGCAGAAGATCGGCCAGTCCCTGCCATATCGGCAGGTCGCCGGAGGTGGTTCCGGGAACCCGCTGCAAACTGCCGAGAACAGCCAAAGGGCGCTCGTCGGCAAGATTGCCGGCGGCGTAACGGGCGACGACCAGCAGCGGCTCTGCAAGCTCTTCGGGCAGCCTGGCCCTGGCCTGCAGAAGGAGCGCTGTTAGGTAGCTGGCCAGGGCGTCTTCCAGCAGGTGGCGCCGGGCGCCAGGGTCGGCTCCGACCAGATGCCTGAGCCACTGATCCCGGCGCTGCAGCATGTTAATCAGCATCGCCTCGAGGAGTTCCATCCGGTTGTCGAGGTGCGTCAACAGCCGCGCCGTTTGGGCGCCGCCCGCATTCCTTGAACCGACTCTCGCCAGGGTCCGCCTGGCCGCCTCCCGGTAGAGACGGGAGGGGTTCTCGGCAATCTGCGGCATGCCGCCGAACCGGGAAAGCCATGGCATGCGTCGCACCAGCGAGGAGTTGAAGCTGTCGATGGTCTGGATGCCGAGCAGCGAGGGATTGTTCAAAAGCTGCCAGCCACACTCCCGGTCGCGCTTGAGAACTTCGTTGGCCAGGCGCCAGGTGCGACGCTCGTGTTCCGGCTCCGGCTCCTCGCCTTGTGCCCTCGCCAAGGCCTGCAGCAGGCGATGACGCATCTCGGTGGCGGCTTTGCGGGTGAAGGTAATGGCGAGAATCTCGTCGGGTCGACGGACCCTGGCGAGCAGTGCCAGAAGGCGCTGGGTCAGAAGTTCGGTCTTGCCCGAACCAGCCGGAGCCTGGACGATGAAAGAACGTTCCGGGTCGAGGGCGAGAGCGCGGACGGCGGCATCGCTGAGCGTGTTCATGACGCCTCTCCTTCGCCGGCGATCGGGCCGGTGGCCTCACTAATCCGGCAGAGGGAGGTGAGGTCGCAGGTCCGGCAGGCCTTCTGCACATCGACCGGATCGACCGTAGCGACACCGATAGCGAAATCTTGCCCAAGAGCCTCCAGTCGGCGGCGCCAGCAGCTCAGGAGGTCCTCCCACCCTGCGATACCGTGCTTCTCCGCCAGCTTCGATTCGACAAAGGCAGCCGTTTTGGGCAGGACGCCTTCGTCACGGGCGACCCCCTTGAGTGCGCATTCGCCCCGGCGCAAGCTGGCGAAGGCGACGGCTGCAAGTTGCGCCTCCCCCTCCCCTATCCCATAGATGGGCAACTGGGGTTCGAGCAGTCGCTCGGCGAGCAGGTCGTCGAGGTCGACCCGGCCGGTCTTGTAGTCGATGATCACCCGGCCGCCATCGGCCAGCGCGTCGACGCGGTCGATCTTGCACCTGAAATTCAGTCCACCGAAACTCTCTTCATGGATTTTCTCGCATTCGACGCAGGTGAAAGGTGTCCGCTCGCGCTCTACCTGCGCCAGCCATTCCTCGGTCAGACGCTGGAGTCGGACCCGCTCGATGGCCACCAGGGCCTGCGGCAGGTGGCGCCCCTTCGTTTGCAGGAGACTGTCAATAGCGTCATTGACACAGTCCAGCACCCGTTCGCGAAGCGCTTCCTCAGTCAACGCACACAGAGCCGCATGCGATTTGGTCATCGCCCAGAATTTTTCCAGAACCGCGTGAACCAGGGTTCCCCGGGCGGCAGGATCGATTCCCGGCGAGGGCTTCTCCAGCGCGGAGACACCCAGACGGTGGTGGGCAAAGGCCCGAAATGGGCAGAGCGCCTGATCTTTCAAAATCGCCGTGCCGCCTCGGGCAACCTCGTTCTCTTCGAGCGCCGGCCCCCGGGAATCCGCAAGCGACACCACTGCCGGGAGAAGGTAGGTAAAGGCCTGATGCGGGGCGTGACTCGGCGCCAGCGGGACTTCGGCGAGCGGCAACCCGGCGATCAGCGGGCTGGGGCGCAAAGCGCAATCCCCCTGCTGGAGCGGATGGCTGAAGACCACCGAGGGAGCCGCCGCCTGCAAGCGCTCCATGACCCGGCGGGCAAAAACAGCTTCACGGGCAGGGTCAGCATGCGGCATGGCATATTTCGACTGCAACGGGATCGGCAGAAACGGATTGGGCCTGGCCGGCGCCGGCCAGGCCTCTTCATGCAGGCCGAGCACCCAGAGATGGTCGAAGGCGAGACCTCCCGCCTCGAGAATGCCGCAGACCTGAAGCCCGCTGTCAGGGGTCTTGGGCTGAAACACTTCTTCACCGGCCATGCGGCGCAGCAGGGCAACCGCCTCGCTTCGGCTCAAGGGACGGCAGACCGCGTCAAGAACGCAGAATTGCGTCAACAATTTCTCACGCCAGGCGCCGATCACCTGGAAGTCATGACTGTCGAGCGGCCGTTCTCCGGGCCATCCGACCTGCTCCAGCAGGGAGCTGAACCGGGCGGCCCAGTCGCCGGGCAGCCGGCGGTCGCGCTCCTGGAGGTCTCTTGCCAGAGAAGTGAAAATACCAGCCATGGTCTTGATACGGATGGGGTTGCAGTCTCCTCCCCCCACTTCCTGGCCAAGGGCCATCTCCCCCAGAACGGGCAGGGAAAAGGTGTCGGAGCGCAGCTTGCGGAGGCTGAGTTCGAAGCGGGAACGTCGGTCGCTTTCCGTCTCGGCACCGCCCAGGTACGGAGTACGCAGGAGAAAACTTGCCGCTTCGAGGGTCAGGCGAGGACCGGCAGAGAGAATCGCCAGGGCAGCGGCTACCGGTCCTAGCTGCGCCAGAGGAGAGCCAAGGGTGAGGTTGAAGCTGCATTCGTCATTGCTGAAGCTCAGCGGCGACTGCGGATCGATTTCCTCGCGGAAAATGCGCTCGAGCAACGGCTGGTAGGCCGCCAGGTCGGGGGCGATGACGCCGATCCGCTCCTCTCCGGCTTCGATCAGACGGCGAGCCCAGCGGGCGGCCTGGCGGACCTCATCGGCGGCGTCGCAGGCGGCGGCCCGCCGCAGTTGGCCAACCGGTGCGGTCGGGGCCGGCACTTCCCGCACGTCGCAACCCACCCGGGCAGCAGCCGCAGAAAGCCGCTGCAAGGAAGGGGGCAGTTCATCGTAGCCGACCAGCAGCAGTTTCTCCGGGACCTTCAGGCGGCCGGTCGTAAGCGCGGCGGTAAGGAAATCGGTATTTTCGGCGGGATCGAGCCAGTCGCCGGCGGTGCAGGCCGTCCGGAAGCGGTCGCGCCAGCGCAGAAAGGCACGGTGGTCGTCGGTCAGCGGATAAGCGGAGCAGTCCGCCCGGTACTCAGCCAGCAGTTCATGGGCTTCCCGACCCCTGCGGGCGCTGGCGGAAACTTGCAGCAAGTCGAGACCGTATTCGGCCGCGTCGGTTTCGACGACTTCTTCCCAGAGGCGCCGGGCGGCTGCCGCGGGGAGCACGCGCCAGCCCTCATCGAGGGTCGATAAGGAGCGCGTCTGCCAGTCCTCGGCACTGAGAATGGCCGGGGTCTGCCAGGACGGGCGCCCCTCCGACTGCATCCGCTGGTCATAAAGCCGGCCAAGATGCCGGGCGAGACGCTTGTTGGCCGTCAGGATGAGAGCCCCTTCAGCCGCCGCAGTGAGCAGTTGTTCGTGATGCAGCTTGTTCGCGCTCATATCGAAGCCGACTCTACCTTTATGACGATTTTCGCAACAGCCAGTGTTCCCGGATAAGTGCTGCGACAACCACCACCATTCCGCCTGCGGCATCGGCTATCAGGTCACCCCATTCCGCCTGCCGGACTCCGGTCAGGGTCCCCTGCAGGATTTCGACCATGCCGCCGAAGACAACGGCGACCAGCAGGGCGTAAAGCCAGGGTTGGCGAATGAGCGGTCGCCATTGGGAAATAAAACGCCCGGCCAGCAGGGTCAGCAGGGCGTAGGCTCCGGCATGCTGCAGCTTGTCCCAGGACAACAGCTCCGAAGGCGGGCTCGGAGGCGTGGGCGTAAGAGAGAGCCAGAGCAGGCAGCCGGCCCAGAGCA
It contains:
- a CDS encoding MgtC/SapB family protein, with protein sequence MMFFENTWHGSYELSITVKLLLAALAGGIIGFEREMHGRPAGLRTHLLVTVGSCLMMIISEAFHLKYGDLGVDSAVRLDPSRTAAQIIAGIGFLGAGVILKEGVNVRGLTTAASLWVVAGLGMACGMGLFGPAVLTTMLAFFSLFFLKKLEPVIKKDRYLFLTVVAGSDKDIYPELERIFRENKLRISDVSSSLDLGMGEVGYDFILTQHRRRMGRELTSVIAGLPGVKRVSFK
- a CDS encoding UvrD-helicase domain-containing protein, whose protein sequence is MNTLSDAAVRALALDPERSFIVQAPAGSGKTELLTQRLLALLARVRRPDEILAITFTRKAATEMRHRLLQALARAQGEEPEPEHERRTWRLANEVLKRDRECGWQLLNNPSLLGIQTIDSFNSSLVRRMPWLSRFGGMPQIAENPSRLYREAARRTLARVGSRNAGGAQTARLLTHLDNRMELLEAMLINMLQRRDQWLRHLVGADPGARRHLLEDALASYLTALLLQARARLPEELAEPLLVVARYAAGNLADERPLAVLGSLQRVPGTTSGDLPIWQGLADLLLTSAGDLRRRVDKNCGFPAGKHGPEAAMKEAMQALLADPSLAALAPLLAEIRRLPPPDYSDDQWQVLQALIDLLLLAARELWLVFREEAEVDFSEVAGQALRALREEGAPSELLLRLDTRLSHILVDEFQDTSWLQFELLARLTEGWQPGDGRTLFVVGDPMQSIYRFREAEVGLFLRAQRYGIGTVPLEPLVLSANFRSRAGIVEWVNESFSRVFPGTEDMACGAVRYAPATAVHPPGDGPAVCCHPQAGRDDAGEAQRVVDLIREALGRGDASIAILVRSRPHLAHILPALRQAGLRYLAQEIDPLAERPVARDLVSLTRALLHPGDRLAWLAVLRAPWCGLPLNDLHALCRGERQATLPALLADPQVLGRLTPDGQKRAARSFAVLQEGRRQRGRVGLRRLVEGCWLSLGGPACCDAAALEDAQRVFGLLEELERGGDLVSLDQLEEGLQRLFAASDAAAGNRLQIMTIHKAKGLEFDTVILPGLGRRARPADKPLLRWLEHPECGLLLAPVEPRGENSRDPIYDMIGRLEKEKAELEVTRLLYVAATRAKNRLHLLGHVTHNQNGEARPEAGSLLDKLWPAVSEAFVPEAPGEPATIAAESFPPALPLRRLPADWKLPTLVAAPVKYAAVAGRASAVRQMPADEAGFSGRNGDLGRHIGTVVHYWLERIARDGLASWPRERLDQMELPIRRQLIALGVAATWFPDSTGKIRRALQAVLDSQRGRWLLAAHLEAASEYPLAGMLDGELVHAVLDRTFVDAEGTRWVIDYKTGLPLKNEDHAVFYQRERECYQEQLARYAALFRSLEPDRAVRTALYFPMFDGWYELPLEDHGKEGNIECKAGDQ
- a CDS encoding PD-(D/E)XK nuclease family protein; the encoded protein is MSANKLHHEQLLTAAAEGALILTANKRLARHLGRLYDQRMQSEGRPSWQTPAILSAEDWQTRSLSTLDEGWRVLPAAAARRLWEEVVETDAAEYGLDLLQVSASARRGREAHELLAEYRADCSAYPLTDDHRAFLRWRDRFRTACTAGDWLDPAENTDFLTAALTTGRLKVPEKLLLVGYDELPPSLQRLSAAAARVGCDVREVPAPTAPVGQLRRAAACDAADEVRQAARWARRLIEAGEERIGVIAPDLAAYQPLLERIFREEIDPQSPLSFSNDECSFNLTLGSPLAQLGPVAAALAILSAGPRLTLEAASFLLRTPYLGGAETESDRRSRFELSLRKLRSDTFSLPVLGEMALGQEVGGGDCNPIRIKTMAGIFTSLARDLQERDRRLPGDWAARFSSLLEQVGWPGERPLDSHDFQVIGAWREKLLTQFCVLDAVCRPLSRSEAVALLRRMAGEEVFQPKTPDSGLQVCGILEAGGLAFDHLWVLGLHEEAWPAPARPNPFLPIPLQSKYAMPHADPAREAVFARRVMERLQAAAPSVVFSHPLQQGDCALRPSPLIAGLPLAEVPLAPSHAPHQAFTYLLPAVVSLADSRGPALEENEVARGGTAILKDQALCPFRAFAHHRLGVSALEKPSPGIDPAARGTLVHAVLEKFWAMTKSHAALCALTEEALRERVLDCVNDAIDSLLQTKGRHLPQALVAIERVRLQRLTEEWLAQVERERTPFTCVECEKIHEESFGGLNFRCKIDRVDALADGGRVIIDYKTGRVDLDDLLAERLLEPQLPIYGIGEGEAQLAAVAFASLRRGECALKGVARDEGVLPKTAAFVESKLAEKHGIAGWEDLLSCWRRRLEALGQDFAIGVATVDPVDVQKACRTCDLTSLCRISEATGPIAGEGEAS
- a CDS encoding VanZ family protein: MKQTVFCRKCLLARLAALLLWAGCLLWLSLTPTPPSPPSELLSWDKLQHAGAYALLTLLAGRFISQWRPLIRQPWLYALLVAVVFGGMVEILQGTLTGVRQAEWGDLIADAAGGMVVVVAALIREHWLLRKSS